In Engraulis encrasicolus isolate BLACKSEA-1 chromosome 24, IST_EnEncr_1.0, whole genome shotgun sequence, a single genomic region encodes these proteins:
- the LOC134441181 gene encoding uncharacterized protein LOC134441181: MAFCPNTFNQSGSWIGPEHYTRSKRDFSHVNSVEEMGMASHWRPQSEHPYKYVRATRFSSSKYWKEYQKGQATSQEQQYHGMTNLPTSAPQTLRFVGHLIHPQSNSVKGSQLASTGPVVTPMRKDISFVGPALPSMNNLISTSDGTAALLRQLGPLKFVGNLNLPEVFPGQQNIKPAQSAAIMTHRGLAAPRVDVMSSTSAAPASLSTGAFGEAPTHSQTTDIHYSREDLLKMINLHGEMMVKYRELRGKAENVEKLMMQSVCPTEHHGKTETIQDRSLKEEANALDDLTGGIVLPEDAMEKLEAIPGILDLAREMGFLPTC; encoded by the exons ATGGCTTTTTGTCCGAATACTTTCAACCAGAGTGGATCATGGATTGGGCCTGAACACTATACTCGTTCTAAGCGAGACTTTTCCCATGTCAATTCTGTTGAAGAAATGGGCATGGCCTCTCATTGGAGGCCCCAGTCTGAGCATCCATACAAATATGTGCGGGCAACACGGTTTTCTTCCA GCAAGTATTGGAAGGAGTACCAAAAGGGGCAAGCCACTTCGCAGGAGCAGCAGTACCATGGTATGACCAACCTGCCAACCTCAGCACCTCAGACCCTGAGATTTGTGGGCCACTTGATTCACCCTCAGTCAAACAGTGTCAAAGGTAGCCAGCTGGCTTCGACCGGACCTGTGGTGACTCCGATGAGGAAGGACATTTCCTTTGTGGGGCCTGCTCTTCCCAGCATGAACAACCTCATCTCTACATCTGATGGCACAGCTGCTTTGCTGAGACAGCTTGGACCCCTAAAGTTTGTGGGGAATCTCAATCTGCCAGAAGTTTTTCCTGGTCAGCAGAACATCAAGCCAGCCCAGTCAGCTGCCATCATGACCCACAGAGGACTAGCAGCTCCAAGGGTCGACGTCATGTCTTCCACATCTGCAGCTCCTGCGAGCCTCTCCACTGGGGCCTTTGGTGAAGCCCCGACTCACTCTCAGACCACTGACATTCACTACAGCAGAGAGGACCTTCTAAAGATGATCAATCTCCATGGTGAAATGATGGTCAAGTACAGAGAGCTGAGGGGTAAGGCTGAGAACGTCGAAAAGCTGATGATGCAGTCAGTATGCCCTACCGAGCATCATGGAAAGACAGAGACCATCCAAGACAGGAGTTTGAAAGAAGAGGCAAACGCATTGGATGATCTCACTGGGGGTATTGTTCTTCCTGAGGATGCTATGGAGAAACTTGAGGCTATTCCTGGCATTTTGGACTTGGCAAGAGAGATGGGCTTCCTGCCTACGTGTTAA